A single genomic interval of Zingiber officinale cultivar Zhangliang chromosome 4A, Zo_v1.1, whole genome shotgun sequence harbors:
- the LOC121971707 gene encoding aspartyl protease 25-like, with the protein MRYLIAVHVASSVAMAIPYSRLLPLLLFLLHLSVASHAADLRLFHSADRHSPSPLDSALALARAADASRLAFLSSKRTSVPIASGQQVLQSSAYVLRAKLGSPPQQLLLAVDTSADVAWAPCSPCASCPAAASQFLPANSSTYTPLSCSSSWCPQFKGQSCADAAPSGPCAFTQSYGGDSSFSALLVQDSLSLDSDVLPNYLFGCVNSVDGAAANLPKQGLLGLGRGPMSLLSQSGNLYQGVFSYCLPSFKSYYFSGSLRLGPVGQPKNARFTPLLKNPHRPSLYYVNLVGVKVGRVLVAVPPDSFAFDPATGAGTVVDSGTVITRFVATAYAAIRDEFRRQANASSGYTSLGAFDTCFSTDEVAVAPSVTLRLEGLDLTLPVENTLIHSSATPLACLAMAPAPANVNSVVNVIASLQQQNLRVVVDTANDRLGFARELCN; encoded by the coding sequence ATGAGGTACCTTATCGCGGTACACGTCGCGAGCTCAGTCGCCATGGCCATTCCTTACTCCCGgctccttcctctcctccttttcctcctcCACCTCTCCGTCGCCTCCCACGCCGCAGATTTACGCCTATTTCACTCCGCCGACCGCCACTCCCCTTCGCCGCTCGATTCCGCGCTCGCTCTCGCCCGCGCCGCCGACGCCTCCCGCCTCGCCTTCCTCTCCTCCAAGCGCACCTCCGTCCCCATCGCCTCCGGTCAACAAGTCCTCCAGTCCTCCGCCTACGTCCTCCGCGCCAAGCTCGGCTCCCCTCCGCAGCAGCTCCTCCTCGCCGTCGACACTAGCGCGGACGTCGCCTGGGCTCCCTGCTCCCCCTGCGCCTCCTGCCCGGCCGCCGCTTCTCAGTTCCTCCCCGCCAACTCCTCCACCTACACTCCGCTCTCCTGCTCCTCCTCCTGGTGCCCCCAATTCAAAGGCCAGTCTTGTGCCGACGCCGCCCCCTCCGGACCCTGCGCCTTCACTCAGTCTTACGGCGGCGACTCCTCCTTTTCCGCCCTCCTCGTCCAGGACTCGCTCTCCCTCGACTCCGACGTCCTCCCCAATTACCTCTTCGGATGCGTCAACTCCGTCGACGGCGCCGCCGCCAATCTCCCAAAGCAGGGACTTTTAGGGTTAGGTCGCGGCCCCATGTCGCTCCTTTCCCAATCCGGTAACCTTTACCAGGGCGTGTTCTCCTACTGTTTGCCCAGCTTCAAGTCCTACTACTTCTCCGGTTCACTCCGGCTCGGCCCAGTGGGCCAGCCTAAAAACGCCCGGTTCACTCCCCTTCTCAAGAACCCGCACCGGCCGTCCTTGTACTACGTCAACCTGGTCGGGGTCAAGGTGGGCCGAGTCCTGGTGGCCGTGCCGCCCGACTCATTCGCCTTCGACCCGGCCACCGGCGCCGGAACCGTGGTCGACTCGGGCACGGTGATCACGCGGTTCGTGGCGACGGCGTACGCGGCGATCCGCGACGAGTTCCGGCGGCAGGCGAACGCGTCCAGCGGGTACACCTCGCTGGGGGCGTTCGACACCTGCTTCAGCACCGACGAGGTGGCCGTGGCCCCGTCCGTGACGCTGCGGCTGGAGGGGCTCGACCTGACGCTGCCGGTGGAGAACACGCTGATCCACAGCAGCGCGACGCCGCTGGCGTGCCTGGCGATGGCGCCGGCGCCAGCGAACGTGAACTCCGTGGTGAACGTGATCGCCAGCTTGCAGCAGCAGAACCTGAGGGTGGTGGTGGACACCGCCAACGACCGCCTGGGGTTCGCACGGGAGCTCTGCAACTAA